A region of Massilia sp. WG5 DNA encodes the following proteins:
- a CDS encoding PLP-dependent aminotransferase family protein, translating to MKIENPNPIQWQFSERAQQLQSSAIREILKITQRPEIISFAGGLPSPATFPVERMKAAYDKVLSEAGKQALQYGPTDGYAPLREWIAGYLSTPDCTILPEQILMVSGSQQALDLLGKVLIDEGSKVLVETPSYLGALQAFSVYRPDFHSVETDEHGLVPSSIEGVAKGARLLYALPNFQNPTGRSLSVERRRELVETCARLGLPLIEDDPYGALSYKGEPMPRMLNMNPEGVIYMGSFSKVLTPGIRLGYVCAPLPLVRRLELAKQAADLHTAQLTQMVVHEVVKDGFLQEHIPTIRSLYANQCQVMLDALDEHFPEGVTWTRPEGGMFIWVELPKQIDASKLLDQAIAARVAFVPGAPFYANDPATNTLRLSFVTVPPERIREGIAVLGKLIKDQL from the coding sequence ATGAAAATCGAAAATCCCAATCCCATCCAGTGGCAGTTTTCGGAACGCGCGCAGCAGCTGCAAAGCTCGGCGATCCGCGAAATCCTGAAGATTACCCAGCGCCCGGAGATCATCTCCTTTGCCGGCGGCCTTCCCTCGCCCGCCACCTTCCCGGTCGAGCGCATGAAAGCCGCCTACGACAAAGTGCTGTCGGAAGCCGGTAAGCAGGCCCTGCAATACGGCCCGACCGACGGCTACGCGCCGCTGCGTGAATGGATTGCGGGATACCTGTCCACGCCCGACTGCACGATCCTGCCCGAGCAGATCCTGATGGTGTCGGGCTCGCAGCAGGCCCTCGACCTGCTGGGCAAGGTACTGATCGACGAAGGCAGCAAAGTGCTGGTCGAGACCCCGAGCTACCTCGGCGCCCTGCAGGCCTTCTCGGTCTACCGCCCCGATTTCCACTCGGTCGAGACCGACGAGCACGGCCTGGTGCCGTCGTCGATCGAAGGCGTCGCCAAAGGTGCGCGCCTGCTGTACGCACTGCCGAACTTCCAGAACCCGACCGGCCGCTCGCTGTCGGTCGAACGCCGCCGCGAACTGGTCGAGACCTGCGCCCGCCTGGGCCTGCCGCTGATCGAAGACGATCCCTACGGCGCGCTGTCGTACAAGGGCGAGCCGATGCCGCGCATGCTGAACATGAACCCGGAAGGCGTGATCTACATGGGTTCCTTCTCGAAGGTGCTGACCCCGGGCATCCGCCTCGGCTACGTCTGCGCTCCGCTGCCGCTGGTCCGCCGCCTCGAGCTGGCCAAGCAGGCCGCCGACCTCCACACCGCCCAGCTGACCCAGATGGTGGTGCACGAGGTGGTCAAGGACGGCTTCCTGCAGGAGCACATCCCGACCATCCGCAGCCTGTATGCCAACCAGTGCCAGGTGATGCTGGACGCGCTGGACGAGCATTTCCCGGAAGGCGTGACCTGGACCCGCCCGGAAGGCGGCATGTTCATCTGGGTCGAGCTGCCGAAGCAGATCGACGCCAGCAAGCTGCTCGACCAGGCCATCGCCGCTCGCGTCGCCTTCGTGCCGGGCGCGCCCTTCTACGCCAACGATCCGGCCACCAACACCCTGCGCCTCTCCTTCGTGACCGTGCCGCCGGAGCGCATCCGCGAAGGCATCGCCGTGCTGGGCAAGCTGATCAAGGACCAGCTGTAA
- a CDS encoding RidA family protein, with protein MSVYDKLKELNITLAAPATPAAAYVMYVQTGNLVFISGHIAKNADGSPNVGLLGKDKTTADGQAAARSVAIDLLGTLQEACGGDLGRVKRIVKVMSLVASTPEYNEQHLVTNGCSELLGELFGDAGKHARSAFGVASLPRGTCVEIEMTVEI; from the coding sequence ATGTCCGTCTACGACAAACTCAAAGAACTGAACATCACCCTCGCGGCGCCGGCCACCCCGGCCGCGGCCTATGTCATGTACGTGCAGACCGGCAACCTGGTCTTCATCTCCGGCCACATCGCGAAGAATGCGGACGGCTCGCCGAACGTCGGCCTGCTGGGCAAGGACAAGACCACGGCCGACGGCCAGGCGGCGGCGCGCTCGGTCGCCATCGACCTGCTCGGCACCCTGCAGGAAGCCTGCGGCGGCGACCTGGGCCGCGTAAAGCGCATCGTCAAGGTGATGAGCCTGGTCGCATCGACCCCGGAATACAACGAACAGCACCTGGTCACCAACGGCTGCTCGGAACTGCTGGGCGAGCTGTTCGGCGACGCCGGCAAGCATGCCCGCTCGGCCTTCGGCGTGGCCTCGCTCCCACGCGGCACCTGCGTCGAGATCGAGATGACCGTTGAGATCTGA